One Peribacillus simplex NBRC 15720 = DSM 1321 genomic region harbors:
- a CDS encoding IclR family transcriptional regulator, translating into MQSIDRAMNVIKVLVSNSTENWLSITELSQECDLPVSSMHRLLKAMSLHGLIQQDGQSKQYGLGNIWLEYGLRMYDKMDYISQIRPELERLMNKVEESVYLSQPIGMESLVIERIDSEKSQIRVYDQLGSRVPLHIGAANKAMLAYMPYNQAKKIVDALLPIQERAAFWDILQETKMKGHGISHSERTEGTCSVAVPIQNHFGEVHGAVSIGFVSFNLTEERLDFLIKNVMETGNRVSAKLGYRGT; encoded by the coding sequence ATGCAATCGATCGACCGTGCCATGAACGTTATAAAGGTGCTGGTTTCCAATTCAACGGAAAACTGGCTGTCAATTACGGAACTTTCCCAAGAATGTGATCTTCCTGTCAGCTCCATGCATCGTTTGTTAAAAGCGATGTCCTTGCATGGATTAATCCAACAGGACGGGCAATCCAAACAATATGGTTTGGGGAATATTTGGCTCGAATATGGTTTACGTATGTATGACAAAATGGATTACATCAGCCAAATAAGGCCTGAACTGGAAAGGCTGATGAACAAAGTGGAGGAAAGCGTCTATCTTAGCCAGCCAATAGGAATGGAATCACTCGTAATCGAACGAATCGACAGTGAAAAAAGCCAAATCCGGGTTTATGACCAGCTTGGCTCACGAGTACCTTTGCATATTGGGGCTGCCAATAAAGCGATGCTCGCCTATATGCCATATAATCAAGCCAAAAAAATCGTGGATGCTCTTCTGCCAATTCAAGAAAGAGCAGCTTTTTGGGATATATTGCAAGAGACTAAAATGAAGGGACATGGAATCAGCCACAGTGAAAGAACAGAGGGAACATGTTCTGTTGCCGTGCCGATACAAAACCATTTTGGGGAAGTTCACGGTGCGGTGAGCATTGGTTTTGTCAGCTTTAACCTGACAGAAGAAAGACTTGATTTCCTCATTAAGAATGTTATGGAAACTGGCAATCGGGTTTCTGCAAAATTGGGGTATAGGGGAACATGA
- a CDS encoding dimethylarginine dimethylaminohydrolase family protein: MYKPLERVIVKHPKEAFISQEHLSQAWRNFNFAEEPDFNEALKEYGDFISILEKYVPNIDYLPASSVVGIDSIYAHDPVKFTSQGAIILKSGKELRQPEANVYKEFCKEKNIPIIGYLTGDAVADGGDIVWLDDKTLVVGHGYRTNAEAIRQLKEMTAHLVDEFIVVQLPHDQGEGECLHLMSFISMVDKDLAVVHSRLMPVFFRKLLIERGIQLIEVPVDEYLTLGCNVLAIAPRVCLLSSGNAYTKQKLIDAGATVYEYKGTEISFKGTGGPTCLTCPVVRTNINEGGLE, translated from the coding sequence ATGTACAAACCATTGGAACGTGTCATTGTAAAACATCCGAAAGAAGCGTTTATTAGTCAAGAGCATTTAAGCCAAGCATGGCGGAACTTCAACTTTGCGGAAGAGCCAGATTTCAACGAAGCACTAAAAGAGTATGGTGACTTTATTTCCATTTTGGAGAAATATGTTCCAAACATCGATTATTTGCCAGCATCTTCGGTAGTCGGCATTGACTCCATATATGCGCATGACCCTGTCAAATTCACTAGCCAAGGAGCCATTATTTTAAAGTCCGGGAAAGAATTGAGGCAGCCTGAAGCTAATGTATACAAGGAATTTTGTAAGGAAAAGAACATCCCGATTATTGGGTATTTAACGGGTGATGCGGTCGCGGATGGCGGTGATATCGTTTGGCTTGATGATAAGACCCTAGTTGTCGGACATGGTTATCGTACAAATGCTGAAGCCATTCGGCAATTAAAAGAAATGACCGCTCATCTTGTGGATGAATTCATCGTAGTTCAGCTTCCGCATGATCAAGGAGAGGGAGAGTGTCTCCATCTTATGTCTTTCATCAGTATGGTCGACAAGGATTTAGCAGTGGTTCACTCCCGCCTTATGCCTGTCTTTTTCAGAAAACTGCTGATTGAACGAGGCATCCAGCTTATCGAAGTGCCGGTTGATGAGTACTTGACCTTGGGCTGTAATGTTCTTGCCATTGCTCCGCGGGTTTGCCTGTTATCTTCTGGTAACGCTTACACGAAGCAAAAGCTTATTGATGCGGGAGCAACGGTTTATGAGTACAAAGGAACTGAGATCAGTTTCAAAGGCACTGGCGGTCCAACTTGTTTAACCTGCCCGGTGGTCCGTACAAATATTAATGAAGGGGGATTGGAATGA
- a CDS encoding M20/M25/M40 family metallo-hydrolase, which produces MSQLLWGTPETLRTLLCELVSWESRTLTLGERMFPYKVQDKLRELDYFKRNPAHLSLHEADLGRNFVNAFYKHPDAKETVVLISHFDTVHTEEYGDLETLAFQPEELTKKLHDRKDELPEEARIDLESGKYLFGRGTMDMKMGLALHMAIIEKASIEQWPINLLLLTVPDEEVNSAGMRAAVKELVALRDKYDLSYKMFFNSEPSFSQKPGDNRHYIYSGTLGKIMPAALFYGKETHVGEPLKGMTANYIASFLTQLMEWNTLFLESDLGEETPLPVSLQQKDLKLQYSTQTPYRAAALYNVFIMKRTAAEIMDLFEQVANEAAMKCNESYKELCMREQIEGVGEVQVLRYEKLLSYAEGKFGGSFVEKIKSEVKGNMDLDEREKSVRIAEKLMIQCQELSPAIVLLFAPPYYPAVNTSDDPLIIESVKLMKETASMLGEEVSQIHYFNGLCDLSYVQYSDESDGWTAFEKNTPVWGDTYSIPFADMQKLQAPVLNVGPFGKDAHQRTERLHIDSAFVHTPVMLEKLIKSMFKCLVEK; this is translated from the coding sequence ATGAGCCAATTACTATGGGGTACTCCAGAAACGCTCCGTACCTTGTTATGTGAACTTGTTAGCTGGGAAAGCCGTACTCTTACATTAGGGGAACGGATGTTTCCGTATAAGGTGCAAGATAAATTGAGGGAGCTTGATTATTTTAAAAGGAATCCGGCACACTTATCGCTTCACGAGGCTGATTTAGGGAGGAATTTTGTCAATGCTTTCTATAAACATCCTGATGCAAAGGAGACCGTTGTATTAATTAGCCATTTTGATACGGTTCATACTGAAGAATACGGTGACCTTGAGACTCTTGCATTTCAACCAGAGGAGCTCACGAAAAAACTTCATGACAGGAAAGATGAACTACCGGAAGAAGCGCGCATTGATCTTGAATCAGGAAAGTACTTGTTTGGTAGAGGAACGATGGATATGAAAATGGGGCTTGCCCTTCATATGGCTATCATCGAAAAGGCAAGCATCGAACAATGGCCGATCAATCTCCTGCTGTTAACGGTTCCTGATGAGGAAGTGAATTCTGCGGGAATGAGGGCTGCAGTTAAAGAACTTGTGGCTTTACGTGATAAATATGACCTTTCCTATAAAATGTTTTTTAATAGTGAACCGTCCTTTTCACAGAAACCGGGCGATAATAGACATTATATTTATTCCGGAACTTTGGGGAAAATCATGCCCGCTGCCCTTTTTTATGGGAAAGAAACTCATGTAGGTGAGCCATTAAAGGGCATGACGGCTAACTATATAGCCTCGTTCCTCACGCAGCTCATGGAGTGGAACACTCTTTTTCTTGAAAGTGATCTTGGTGAGGAAACACCATTACCGGTATCGCTTCAGCAAAAAGATCTAAAACTACAATATTCAACACAGACACCTTATCGGGCAGCCGCGCTTTATAATGTGTTCATTATGAAAAGAACAGCTGCAGAAATAATGGACCTATTCGAGCAGGTTGCAAACGAAGCAGCGATGAAATGCAATGAATCTTATAAAGAGCTATGTATGCGTGAACAAATTGAAGGTGTAGGTGAAGTACAAGTATTGCGCTATGAAAAGTTACTTTCATATGCCGAAGGCAAATTTGGCGGGAGTTTTGTTGAGAAAATAAAGAGTGAAGTTAAAGGAAACATGGATTTGGATGAGCGGGAAAAATCAGTGCGGATCGCTGAAAAATTGATGATACAATGTCAGGAGCTTTCACCCGCCATTGTATTGCTGTTCGCACCGCCATATTATCCAGCCGTCAATACGTCCGATGATCCGCTTATCATAGAATCTGTGAAATTAATGAAGGAAACTGCCAGCATGCTTGGTGAAGAAGTCAGCCAAATTCATTATTTTAATGGACTTTGCGATTTAAGCTATGTTCAATATAGTGATGAGTCTGATGGCTGGACGGCTTTTGAAAAAAATACACCAGTCTGGGGCGATACTTACAGCATTCCTTTTGCTGATATGCAAAAACTTCAGGCACCCGTACTTAATGTGGGTCCGTTCGGCAAGGATGCCCACCAGCGTACTGAGCGCCTTCACATCGATAGCGCCTTCGTCCATACGCCCGTCATGCTGGAGAAGTTAATAAAGAGTATGTTTAAGTGTTTGGTTGAGAAGTGA
- a CDS encoding YfcC family protein: MFIVIVIVTVLTYILPAGQYERIEKDGRSVVDPTSFEFIESTPVGLLEMFSSIHAGMIEGASIILFVFLFGGALGIMQATGALDSFIKFVAVRFGTKEKLLIPLMVLIFASLGTLIGSAEDALVYIAIIVPMTIALGFDALTGFAIVILGTLATGFISGITNPFNVGVAQSIAELPMYSGMGLRIALLAVFYVVTVLYIYFHAMKVKRNPELGEYGKFKREEHAHLDKNFRMSKRHSVALIILLVNFILLVYGVIKLGWYISEIGGLFLLSGIIMGLIGGLTPSRMANGFISGAGDMVSGALIIGVAQTILVIITSGGLLDTILYYAAGLVEQLPPAINAIGMFIVQLFLNFIVPSGSGQAALTMPIMAPLADLMGVTRQTAVLAFQLGDGISNMIFPTSGVLLAGLAVAGISFTKWVKWVFPYLLIQVAVAIIFLIIAQSIQYGPF; the protein is encoded by the coding sequence ATGTTTATCGTAATTGTAATAGTGACGGTTTTAACCTATATCTTACCCGCTGGCCAATATGAAAGAATTGAAAAGGATGGCCGAAGTGTAGTCGATCCCACTTCTTTTGAATTCATTGAATCAACACCAGTGGGATTATTGGAAATGTTCAGCAGTATTCACGCAGGGATGATTGAAGGAGCGTCAATTATCTTGTTCGTCTTTTTGTTTGGCGGAGCACTGGGAATCATGCAGGCAACGGGAGCACTGGATTCTTTCATTAAGTTTGTGGCCGTCCGATTCGGAACAAAAGAGAAATTGCTTATTCCGTTGATGGTATTAATCTTCGCATCATTAGGGACACTGATCGGCTCTGCTGAAGATGCATTAGTTTATATCGCAATCATAGTTCCGATGACGATTGCATTAGGCTTTGATGCACTTACAGGTTTTGCGATCGTCATCCTTGGAACATTGGCGACTGGATTCATTTCTGGCATTACGAACCCTTTTAATGTAGGAGTTGCCCAAAGCATTGCAGAACTGCCCATGTATTCGGGAATGGGATTGCGGATCGCTCTTCTTGCAGTGTTTTATGTCGTTACAGTATTGTACATCTATTTCCATGCAATGAAGGTTAAAAGAAACCCTGAACTGGGGGAGTATGGTAAATTCAAGCGTGAAGAACATGCACATCTTGATAAAAACTTTAGGATGAGTAAAAGACATAGCGTTGCTTTAATTATTTTATTGGTGAATTTCATCCTATTAGTATATGGAGTTATTAAATTAGGATGGTATATAAGTGAAATTGGCGGTTTGTTTTTATTAAGCGGGATCATAATGGGCCTAATTGGTGGCTTGACTCCATCAAGGATGGCTAATGGTTTTATTTCAGGAGCGGGCGATATGGTTTCCGGGGCATTGATAATAGGTGTTGCACAGACAATCTTGGTCATCATTACAAGTGGCGGATTGCTGGATACCATTTTATATTATGCTGCAGGATTGGTTGAGCAGCTTCCTCCCGCCATAAATGCAATCGGCATGTTCATTGTCCAATTATTTCTTAACTTCATTGTTCCATCCGGAAGTGGACAAGCAGCATTGACGATGCCGATTATGGCTCCATTGGCGGATTTAATGGGTGTGACAAGACAAACGGCAGTGTTAGCTTTCCAATTAGGGGATGGGATCTCGAATATGATATTTCCGACTTCTGGAGTGCTATTGGCTGGACTGGCAGTGGCAGGCATATCATTTACGAAATGGGTAAAATGGGTGTTTCCGTATCTTTTGATTCAGGTTGCGGTAGCGATTATCTTTTTGATCATTGCACAAAGCATACAGTATGGCCCTTTTTAA
- a CDS encoding amidohydrolase, which yields MKTIQETVVDEVISWRRHFHENPELSYQEHQTSEFIYRKLKTFTGLEVTRPTETSVLAVLKGAKKSAQKSNTIAFRADIDALPIQEEAEIEYKSKNPGVMHACGHDAHAAMLLGAAKVLSGKKDAIDGEIRFIFQHAEEVLPGGAQELVKKGVMEGVDYAFALHVTPYERTGTICLREGVFCAAADDFEIKIIGQGGHASTPELTVDPLLIGAEITTNLQHIVSRKISALRTPVISVTQFHSGSALNVIPEYAEIGGTIRSLDSDSRLKAREYLEQIVKGISETHGAKCDITWYLGYPAVVNDKAAVDISRTVMEGIFEGDNIIQVDDPMFGTEDFSAFSEIVPSSMQFLGVHNDEFGKAYPLHHPKFKIDEKALGYGVRYFVGIVDKLCGHQNNC from the coding sequence ATGAAGACAATACAGGAGACAGTTGTCGATGAAGTGATTTCATGGAGACGTCATTTTCACGAAAATCCGGAGCTCTCTTATCAGGAGCACCAGACTTCTGAATTCATTTATAGGAAATTAAAAACCTTTACAGGATTAGAAGTGACGAGACCTACCGAAACGAGCGTTTTAGCGGTTCTTAAAGGAGCTAAAAAATCTGCCCAAAAATCGAATACCATCGCCTTTCGTGCAGATATTGATGCACTTCCGATTCAGGAAGAAGCTGAAATTGAATATAAATCAAAAAATCCTGGGGTTATGCATGCATGCGGACATGATGCACATGCTGCGATGTTATTAGGTGCTGCTAAAGTCCTCTCTGGGAAAAAAGATGCGATTGATGGAGAAATCAGGTTTATTTTCCAACACGCCGAAGAAGTTCTGCCAGGGGGAGCTCAGGAATTGGTGAAAAAAGGGGTCATGGAAGGAGTGGATTATGCATTTGCACTGCATGTTACTCCTTATGAACGAACAGGAACAATATGTTTAAGGGAAGGGGTATTCTGTGCAGCAGCCGATGATTTTGAAATTAAAATTATTGGTCAGGGCGGTCATGCCTCGACTCCGGAATTAACGGTAGATCCGCTACTCATTGGTGCAGAAATTACTACGAATCTTCAACATATCGTTTCCAGAAAAATTTCAGCTCTTAGGACACCCGTCATTTCAGTCACTCAGTTCCATTCAGGTAGTGCGCTCAATGTCATACCTGAATATGCGGAAATCGGTGGTACCATTCGTTCCTTAGACTCTGATAGCCGATTGAAAGCAAGGGAGTATCTAGAGCAAATCGTTAAGGGGATTTCAGAAACGCATGGGGCAAAATGTGATATTACTTGGTATTTAGGGTATCCAGCCGTGGTAAATGATAAAGCAGCTGTCGATATATCAAGAACGGTCATGGAAGGTATTTTTGAAGGTGATAATATCATCCAGGTTGATGACCCTATGTTCGGGACAGAAGATTTTTCGGCTTTTTCCGAAATCGTACCCTCTTCCATGCAATTTTTAGGCGTTCATAATGATGAGTTTGGAAAAGCTTACCCTTTACACCATCCTAAATTTAAAATCGATGAGAAGGCTTTAGGGTATGGAGTAAGATATTTTGTAGGAATAGTGGATAAATTATGCGGTCACCAAAATAATTGTTAA
- a CDS encoding dimethylarginine dimethylaminohydrolase family protein, translating into MFKHAIVRKIGTSFVNGLTTSDLGNPDYEKALVQHEAYVEALKRCGVKVTVLESDERHPDSTFVEDTAVLTPKCALVTNPGAESRNGEINEMKEVLKDFYDTIEYIQSPGMLDGGDVMQVEDHFYVGLSTRTNEAGALQFKDIMTKYGYDTTIIPLKKFFHLKTGVNYLGDNNLLVAGEFIDHEAFSGFNQIIVKQEEEYSGNCVRMNDCVIVPKGFDGTKKKIEDLGYTVIEVEMTEFQKQDGGLSCLSLRF; encoded by the coding sequence ATGTTTAAACACGCGATTGTAAGGAAGATTGGAACAAGTTTTGTAAATGGCTTAACAACATCGGATTTAGGAAACCCGGATTATGAAAAAGCTCTTGTACAACACGAGGCTTATGTAGAAGCATTAAAGCGCTGCGGTGTGAAAGTGACCGTTCTCGAATCGGATGAGAGACACCCTGATTCTACGTTTGTGGAAGATACAGCCGTGTTGACGCCAAAATGTGCCCTTGTAACCAATCCTGGTGCAGAAAGCCGGAATGGTGAGATTAATGAAATGAAAGAAGTTTTAAAGGACTTTTATGACACAATCGAATATATTCAATCTCCAGGTATGTTAGATGGCGGAGATGTAATGCAAGTTGAAGATCACTTCTATGTTGGCCTTTCAACGAGAACAAATGAAGCAGGTGCTCTTCAGTTCAAGGATATTATGACTAAGTATGGTTATGATACGACCATCATTCCCCTTAAGAAGTTCTTTCATTTAAAAACGGGTGTCAATTACCTGGGAGACAATAATTTATTAGTGGCCGGGGAATTCATTGATCACGAGGCTTTTTCTGGATTCAATCAAATAATCGTAAAACAGGAAGAAGAATATTCGGGTAACTGCGTCAGAATGAACGACTGCGTTATTGTCCCTAAAGGGTTTGATGGTACAAAGAAAAAAATTGAAGATTTGGGATACACAGTGATTGAAGTGGAGATGACTGAATTTCAAAAACAAGATGGCGGACTTAGTTGTCTCTCTTTGAGGTTCTAA
- a CDS encoding amino acid permease gives MGYGLENNDQLQRTMKRRHLFMLSLGGVIGTGLFLNAGYTINQAGAGGALVGYLAGGLILYMVMVCLGELAVHMPVTGSFQKYAAEYIGPSAGFSLGWMYFVGSAATAGVEFTAAGILMKQWFPNSPTWIWCAVFIVLLFTLNALTTRGFAEAEYWFAGIKIVAVILFILIGIAGIFGFVSLSDRPTPFFENLAPSGLFPAGGITIIFVTMMNVIFSYQGSELIGIAAGESEKPEENIPKAIRNVLFRIIIFYISSIIILSAIFPSSELGLLESPFVTLMKIAGIPYAAGIMNFIILTAILSVGNSCLYASTRLLWSMAHDGMAPKVFGLLSKRKVPLNALLFTICFSLLSLLTSFIAADTVFVILMSIAGISVTISWMGIALSQYMFRRKFIKAGGKTEDLQYIVPFYPFVPLFCLGFCLLILVFLAFDPTQRVGLFYGIGFLIACILFYKFKLAKKVESNTNFENEKIL, from the coding sequence ATGGGGTATGGACTGGAGAATAATGATCAGCTGCAGCGCACAATGAAAAGACGCCATTTATTTATGCTGTCACTCGGCGGCGTAATTGGTACAGGCCTTTTTTTAAATGCAGGCTATACAATTAACCAAGCGGGGGCAGGAGGGGCCCTGGTCGGTTATCTAGCCGGCGGTCTTATTTTGTATATGGTAATGGTCTGCCTTGGCGAGCTAGCCGTTCATATGCCGGTTACAGGTTCTTTCCAGAAATATGCTGCCGAATATATAGGGCCTTCCGCTGGTTTCTCTCTAGGATGGATGTATTTCGTAGGTTCAGCCGCAACAGCAGGAGTTGAGTTCACGGCTGCAGGAATTTTGATGAAACAATGGTTCCCCAATAGTCCTACCTGGATTTGGTGTGCTGTGTTCATAGTGCTTTTATTTACTTTGAATGCATTAACGACAAGAGGTTTTGCAGAGGCGGAATATTGGTTCGCTGGAATAAAAATCGTTGCAGTGATTTTGTTTATCTTGATTGGAATCGCGGGCATCTTTGGTTTTGTCTCTTTATCTGATCGTCCAACCCCATTCTTTGAGAATTTGGCTCCTTCTGGTCTATTTCCAGCAGGGGGGATTACAATCATCTTTGTGACAATGATGAATGTAATATTTTCTTATCAAGGCTCAGAACTAATAGGAATAGCGGCAGGGGAAAGTGAAAAACCTGAAGAGAATATCCCTAAAGCCATTCGAAACGTACTATTTAGAATCATTATTTTCTACATTTCGTCCATTATCATCCTTTCCGCCATATTCCCTTCTTCGGAATTAGGCTTATTGGAAAGTCCTTTTGTAACTTTGATGAAGATAGCCGGGATTCCTTATGCAGCAGGTATCATGAATTTTATTATTTTGACAGCCATTCTTTCTGTGGGGAATTCATGTCTTTATGCATCCACAAGGTTACTTTGGTCGATGGCTCATGACGGAATGGCACCCAAGGTGTTTGGTCTATTATCCAAGAGGAAAGTGCCATTGAATGCCCTTCTTTTTACGATCTGTTTTTCGCTCCTATCGTTATTGACTAGCTTCATTGCGGCCGATACAGTGTTCGTGATACTTATGTCCATAGCGGGTATTTCCGTCACGATCTCATGGATGGGAATTGCTTTATCGCAATATATGTTTAGAAGGAAATTTATAAAAGCGGGTGGTAAAACGGAAGATTTACAATACATAGTACCCTTTTACCCATTTGTCCCGTTGTTTTGTTTAGGCTTTTGTTTGCTGATTCTAGTATTCCTTGCCTTTGATCCTACTCAACGAGTCGGACTGTTTTATGGGATAGGATTTTTGATAGCCTGTATATTATTCTATAAATTTAAATTGGCTAAGAAAGTAGAGTCAAACACTAACTTTGAAAATGAAAAAATATTGTAA
- a CDS encoding VOC family protein, with protein sequence MKINHINLTVNDVTASREFLERYFGLSCAGSRGDGFAAMKDDDGSILTLMKGSDVQYPKTFHVGFIQENEEQVNRINQRLKDDGFMVKPPKHLHRYTFYVEAPGGFNVEVLC encoded by the coding sequence ATGAAGATCAATCATATAAATTTAACAGTTAATGATGTTACAGCATCAAGGGAGTTTTTAGAAAGATACTTTGGATTGTCATGTGCAGGAAGCCGAGGCGATGGGTTCGCCGCAATGAAAGATGATGATGGATCCATATTGACACTAATGAAAGGAAGCGATGTACAATACCCCAAGACTTTTCATGTTGGATTCATACAAGAAAATGAAGAGCAAGTTAACAGGATCAATCAACGGTTGAAGGATGATGGATTCATGGTGAAACCTCCAAAACACTTACACAGATATACGTTCTATGTAGAAGCGCCTGGAGGATTTAACGTTGAAGTACTGTGTTAA
- a CDS encoding sigma 54-interacting transcriptional regulator, which yields MDHFTSALLSIYDHLIVTDNNGTILKSIGTGNSLFHTVKSANVGGSIKDVEQDLFSTSLAEEVMGKNEKRSFMQPSWQGPEMLMTAYPIESGAWVWAYKEIKDSYPDTSMGHSGPLLESKKPSFPFVIRSKPMLDVLHKMQMVCDVSATVLLLGESGVGKEIAARAIHNMGNRSDGPFIPVNCGAIPENLIESELFGYVEGAFTSARKDGAKGKFTLAHKGILFLDEVGELPLNVQVKLLRVLQERVVTPIGSTTSHPVDIQVIAATNKSLEKMVKKGEFREDLYYRLHVVPIHLPPLRNRVDEIPHLVQFFLQKYNTLYNRNVAFTPDAIDLLCIYQWPGNVRELENTVERLVITSGIPEVDVALVKEVLPFKGPKPTSLPVIDFLMPLQEAVELVEEQLINMAMEQYKSLKLAAKVLEVSQPTMSRKYKKLRNKIEEARFSPVNKRAILEEQINQRLRSVAAVTAAIIPAEEVISLQKNMNRQTSYSQKLKQKLTMIQEKEGVIEWVFIFIMTEDGRLIHLVADKGFVIEPGEEYIGPPEMVNVAYQAFNGKAGVTPIYEDRYGEWKTSFAPIIDDDGNIVAIVGCDYSKAYFNSEMQRLRKQLNIHV from the coding sequence ATGGATCACTTCACCTCTGCACTCTTGTCTATTTACGATCACCTTATTGTGACAGATAATAATGGCACCATACTGAAATCGATTGGAACAGGGAACTCATTATTCCATACAGTCAAATCCGCTAATGTCGGTGGTTCCATCAAGGATGTTGAACAAGATTTATTTTCTACAAGCTTAGCAGAAGAGGTAATGGGCAAAAATGAAAAAAGATCTTTCATGCAGCCCTCATGGCAGGGTCCAGAAATGCTGATGACGGCCTACCCGATTGAATCTGGGGCATGGGTCTGGGCCTACAAGGAAATTAAAGACTCTTATCCAGATACATCAATGGGGCATTCGGGGCCTTTGTTGGAATCAAAGAAGCCATCTTTTCCATTTGTAATCCGCAGTAAACCCATGCTTGATGTTCTTCATAAAATGCAAATGGTTTGTGATGTCAGCGCAACAGTCCTTTTATTGGGGGAATCCGGTGTAGGAAAGGAAATAGCCGCCAGGGCCATACATAATATGGGTAACAGAAGCGACGGTCCATTTATACCTGTCAATTGCGGCGCCATCCCGGAAAACTTGATTGAAAGCGAACTGTTTGGCTACGTAGAAGGGGCTTTTACCAGCGCACGGAAAGACGGCGCCAAAGGGAAATTCACACTGGCCCATAAGGGTATCTTATTCTTGGATGAAGTGGGCGAGTTACCGCTTAACGTACAGGTAAAACTGCTTCGCGTCCTTCAGGAACGCGTGGTCACACCAATAGGAAGTACGACCTCACACCCTGTTGATATTCAAGTGATTGCCGCAACAAATAAATCGCTCGAAAAAATGGTGAAAAAAGGTGAATTTCGAGAAGACTTATATTATCGTCTTCATGTCGTACCTATCCATCTTCCGCCGCTTAGGAATCGTGTAGATGAAATCCCTCACCTGGTTCAATTTTTTTTACAAAAGTACAATACACTATACAATCGAAATGTAGCCTTCACCCCGGATGCAATCGACTTGCTATGTATCTATCAATGGCCCGGTAACGTGCGCGAACTTGAAAATACAGTTGAGAGGCTTGTGATTACAAGCGGAATACCGGAAGTGGATGTTGCTTTGGTTAAAGAGGTCCTCCCATTTAAAGGGCCCAAACCCACTTCACTACCTGTTATCGATTTTCTAATGCCTTTGCAAGAAGCAGTCGAACTTGTGGAGGAACAACTGATCAACATGGCAATGGAACAATACAAATCATTAAAACTAGCGGCAAAGGTATTGGAAGTTAGCCAGCCGACGATGAGTAGGAAATATAAAAAATTACGTAATAAAATTGAAGAGGCACGCTTTTCACCAGTGAATAAACGGGCCATTTTAGAAGAACAAATAAATCAACGGCTTCGTTCCGTTGCCGCTGTAACCGCAGCCATCATTCCAGCTGAAGAGGTTATCAGTCTCCAAAAAAATATGAACCGACAAACTTCCTATTCCCAGAAATTAAAACAAAAGCTTACCATGATTCAAGAAAAGGAAGGCGTAATTGAATGGGTCTTTATATTTATCATGACTGAGGATGGACGTCTGATTCACCTCGTTGCAGACAAAGGCTTTGTAATTGAACCGGGGGAAGAATATATTGGTCCCCCGGAAATGGTTAATGTCGCTTACCAGGCGTTTAATGGTAAAGCGGGTGTTACTCCCATATACGAAGACAGGTACGGTGAGTGGAAAACAAGCTTTGCGCCAATTATTGATGATGACGGCAATATCGTTGCTATTGTAGGATGTGATTACAGCAAAGCCTATTTCAATTCGGAAATGCAACGTCTCCGTAAGCAACTCAATATACATGTTTGA